ATCTTGCGGTGATCGGCCTTGATGCCGAGTTCACCCCGGCGCGCGCCTTTCTCGAAAAGCTCGGCGATCCGCAGCACGTCTCGCTCGTTCCAGGCAATCACGACTCTTATGTGCGCGGCACGGCAGATCATCCGCAGCTGCACTGGTCGGAATATATGACCGGCGATGGCGAGCGCGTCGAAGGCGAGCCGCATTTCCCCTATATCCGCCGCCGCGGCAAGGTCGCGATTGTCGGCGTCACGACCGCGGTGCCGACGGGCTTTCATTCGGCGCAGGGGCGCATCGGCAAGGAACAGGCACGGGCGCTGACGAATATTCTGAAGGGGCTCGGCGAAGAGGGGCTTTTTCGCGTCGTCCTCATTCATCATCCGCCGGGCGGCACTGAAGATATTCTCCGCCGCCTGACCGATGCGCGGCGTATCAAGCGCGCAATGCTTCTGGCCGGCGCCGAACTCATTCTGCACGGCCACAATCATCTGTCGGAGCGGCGCAGCCTGCTCGGCCTCGACGGCATGATCCCGGTCATCGGCGTGCCGTCGGCTTCCGCCGCGCCGACCGACAACAAGGAACCGGGCGCCTATAATCTTTACCGGATCGACGGCGAGCCCGGCGCCTGGAGCTGCGAGATGATCCAGCGCGGCTATGTGAAGGGACAGACGGAAGTCGTCGAACGCCAGCGCGTGATGCTGATCGAGCCGCAAGCGCCGCGCGTCTCCGTTCCGCGCGATCTCGCCTCTTAGCGCAACAGCGCGCCGGCCGCCCAATAGGCGAAAAGGCCGACGATCACCGCAACGATCAGAAGCTGCAGCGGCGAGCTCTTTTTTGCTTTCGGCGCTTCTTCGGTCACGTGTGCGGGGGGCGGTGCGGGATCGGTCCGCGGCTTCAGATCGACCGTGTCGGAGATCAGCGCTTTCTCCCGCTCGACGATGCGGTGGGCGACATAATCGGTGATCGCCTGAACGATCTTGCCGATGTCTTCCGTCTCGGCGATCAGCTGCCGTCCGTAACGCGTGTCGTGGAAAAACTGATAGGTGCGCTTGTCGCGCCCCATCTCGACAAAGCCGAGCACGTCGACGAAAAGGCGCGCCGGATCGCCCGGCATGATCGCGGCGTCGAACAGGTCGATGTCCTGTGGGATCTGCGCGAAGAGCGGCTGCAACTCATCCTTGAGAAGGTCGAGGCGGGCGAGCTCCGCGGTGCGCAGTTCGACAAGAACCCCGCTCTTTTCGGCCGAGGCGGTCCGCGCGCGGCGCAGCGCCTCTCTGAGGCTGGGCTGGGCGACCGGATTTCGGCTCGGGTTTTCCATCGGACACATCCACTGCTACTGCTTTCAACCTAGCGGCACGGCGAAATGAGTAAAAGGCCGCGCATGCGCCAACCGGATTTGCCCCACAGGAACGAGATATGACGCAGGATCTGCCGCCGAGCGCCGCAAAAGTCGCCTCCGCTGCCGAAAGCCTCGGCCTTGCCATCGCCATTCGTGTGATGACCAAGACCACACGGACGGCGGAAGAGGCGGCGTCCGCCTGCGGCACCTCGGTCGGGCAGATCGTCAAAAGTCTGATCTTCGAGGGCAAGGACAGCGGCAGGCCGCTGCTCCTCCTCGTCTCGGGCAAGAACCGCGTCGATGAGAAAGCGGTTGCCGCGCGGCTCGGCGAGAAATTGGTGCGGCCCGATGCGCAGCGCGTGCGCGAGATCACCGGCTTTGTCATCGGCGGCATCCCGCCGCTCGGACATGCGATGACGCTCGCCGCCTATATCGATCCCGATCTTCTGACCTATGACGAAGTCTGGGCCGCGGCGGGAACGCCGAACGCCGTATTCCCGGTCGATCCCAACAAACTGAAAAGCGCGATCGGGGCCGAGATGCTGCCGATGAGCGCTTGAGAATTCGAGCCTAGAATTCGAGAACAGGTCCGACGGGCACGATGCGCGTCGGATTGATCGTCGTATGGCTCCAGTAATAATGCGTCTTGATGTGGTCGAGATGCACGGTCTCGGCGACGCCCGGCGTGCGGTAGAGACGCTGTACGAAATCGCGCAGATGTCGGTAGTCCGCAATACGCCGGATGTTGCACTTGAAGTGCCCGACATAAACGGCGTCGAAACGGATCAGCGTCGTGAACAGGCGCCAGTCGGCTTCCGTCGGCATGTCGTCGCCGACAAGGAAATCGTGGCGTGACAGGCGCAGTTCGACCTGGTCGAGGGCGTCGAACAATGTACGCACCGCATCCGCATAGATGGATTGGTCGGTGGCAAAGCCCGCTTTGTAGACGCCGTTATTGATGTTGTCGTAGACGAAGGCGTTGATCTCATCGATCTCGGCGCGCAGCGGCGCGGGGTAATAGTCTTCCTTGGCCGGGGTGAGGGCGTTGAAGGCCGAGTTCATCATGCGGATGATCTCGGAGGATTCGTTGGACACGATGCTCTTCGTCTTCCGGTCCCAGAGAACCGGCACCGTGACGCGCCCCGTATAGCCCGGTTTTGCGGCGAGATAGACTTCGTAAAGACGCGACTTGCCGAGCACTTCATCGGTCGTCGCACCCGGGAAATCGCCGAACTCCCAGCCTTCATTGCCCATGCGCGGATCGACGACGGAGACGGTGATGATGTCTTCGAGCCGTTTCAGCGCACGGAAGATCAGAGTGCGGTGCGCCCAGGGGCAGGCATAGGAGACATAGAGGTGATAGCGGCCGGACTCGGCTTCGAACCCGCCGGCGCCGCTCGGGCCGGGGCTGCCATCGGCCGTCACCCAATTGCGGAATTGCGAGCTTTCGCGAACGAAGCGTCCGCCGGTCTTGGCGGTGTCGTACCACTGGTCATGCCACACGCCGTCGACGAGCAGGCCCATCGTTCCCCCACCAATTTTATGTTTTATCCGGCCCGCTCGGACGGCAGCCGGTGTGATGCACGATGGCTCCACAGCATCGGATTGTAAATTAACATTCGGATTTGTCGCGGAAAACAGGCCCGCGTTCAGATCATCCCACAATTGCGTGAAATGCAGGCTCGTGCTAATCGCCGCGCATGAACTTGCGACGATCGATCCGTGCGGCGCTCCTGAGCGCCTGATCAGCCGCCGATCCCTCCTTCAAGGAAGCGGAACGGCGAGAGAGTCCTTCTGCCGTCACGAGTTCGCTTCCCATGACCAGCCTGTCCATCAGCATCCTGCCCGAAGCGCCGGAGCATTCCGCCGCCATCGAAAGCCTGCATGACCGCGGTTTCGGCCCCGGCCGCTTTGCACGTACGGCTTTCCGTTTGCGGGAAGGTGTTCGGCCGACGCCGGGGCTTTCCTATGTCGCGCTGGTGGGCACGCTGCTTGTCGGCTCCGTGCGGCTGTCGCCGATCCGGATCGGCGGTGTGCCGGCGCTGCTGCTCGGGCCGCTCGCAGTGGAACCCGCTTTCATGAACCGCGGCATCGGCACCGAACTGATGAAGACTGCCCTCGACGCTGCGCGCGAGCAGGGGCATGCCCTGGCGCTGCTCGTCGGTGACGAGCCCTTCTATGCAAAGAGCGGCTTTACCCGCATCCCGCATGGAAAAGTTCGCCTGCCGGGGCCGGTCGATCCGGACCGGCTTCTCGTCGCCGAGCTGAAGCCGGGCGTGTTTGCGGACGTCGAGGGACTGGCGGAACCCTATTTCGGTTGATGACGTCCTGCGCCGCACAGAGCGGGAGGGCGGTGGGCGGGCTGTCACGGCACTGTCATCAAGCCGGGCTAGCCGGTTCTCCGTCACTTTTATTTCCGGAGATTTCCGTGCGCACCGCCATCACCTCGCTGTTTCTCGTCGCCCTTGTTGTCACTTCGGCTTCGGCCGAAACGCTCTCCGGCAAGATCTCGTTTGAATCGAAGGAAGGCTGCGAAGGTTTGAAGACGGGCCTGCGCATCGTCACCAAGGAAGGCAGCGCCGAATTCTTTATCGGCAAGTCGAGCGACGGCGTGATCAAGACCGACGCCTCCGGCAAGTTCCTCGGTTCCGCGACCTCGACGGGCCTGAAGGTCTCGGGCTCGATCAAGAGCGGCACGCTCGTGCGCCGCGAGACCAAAGTCTCGGGCGGCTGCAAGGGCACGTTCTCGCTGTGATGTGAATCTGTATTGCGTTCGCGAACGGCCCGCTCTGAGCGGGCCGTTTTGCTTTTGCGGTTGGAGTTAGCGGCCTTCGCGCGCCCAGGCGGCGGTGACGGAGGCAAGCAGCAGCAGAAGCCCGATCAGCCCGGCAAAGACGGGGAACATGTCGAGGCCGCGCACGACACTGGCTTCGGCTTCGCGGACGCCGATCCAGTCGCCGCCTGAAGCGCGCGCACCGTCGCGCACCTGAAGAAGGCGGGGAAGGGTAAGTGCGCCGTCCTCATCGGCGATGCGGCGGACAGAACCGCCGGTCGCTTCCGCAATCGGCTGCAGGCGCTCGGTGCTCGACGCGATCTCCTGGAATTCGCGCGGATTGGCCGGGCCGAGATTGGCGATGGCGGTGAAAGTGCCGTCTTCGGCGCGGTAAAGGCCCTGTTCGTTGGTGTCGATCTCCGCACGGAAGAGCCCGGGTTCGGATTGCGTCAGCGTGATCGTGCGCGTCTCTCCCGAAGGATAAGTCAGCGTCACCGGCGGCGCGGTATCGCCCATGGTCTGGCGTTCGATGTTCAGCGTGCCTTGGCGTCCGCTCATGCGCAACGCTTCCTCTTCGAGATCCGGCTCCTTCATCAGCCAGTGGACGAGGCGGCGCAGAAGATCCAGATGCGGCCCGCCGCCCTGGAAGCCCCGCGCCCACAGCCAGGCATGATCGGAGAGAAACAGCGCAACGCGCCCTTCCTCTTCATGCGACAGGACAAGCAGCGGGCGGTCGCCTGCGCCGGACATCAGGCTGTCGCCGGAGCGGGCGCGCGTTTCGACGATGCGGAACCATTCGCTCCAGCTTGGATCGGGCCCGCCGCCCGGCAGATTGCGCGTCACCGGATGACGGTTGCCGGCGTCGGTGACGAGCGGCTTGAAGGGGCGCTCGATGACGCCGCCGAGCGGCGTTGCCGGCAGAACATCGCCGAGCGGGGTTTCGGACAGGCTGCCGGGTCCCGCATAGTCGGGACCAGCCGCCACAAGCACCGCACCGCCATTGCGTACATATTGGGCGATATTGTCGAAGTAGAGCAGAGGCAGAATGCCCTGCCGCGCATAGCGGTCGAAGATGATGAGGTCGAAATCTTCGATTTTCGTCACGAACAGCTCGCGCGTCGGGAACGCGATGAGCGAGAGTTCGTTGATCGGCGTGCCGTCCTGCTTTTCCGGCGGACGCAGAATGGTGAAGTGCACGAGATCGACATTCGCGTCGGCCTTCAGAAGATTGCGCCAGGTACGCTCGCCGGAATGCGGCTCGCCCGAGACGAGAAGAACGCGGAGCTTTTCGCGCACGCCTTCGATGGAAAGGGCCGCTCTGTTGTTGAGGCGCGTCAGCTCGTCTTCGGCGGGCGCCGCTTCCAGTTCGACGACATTCGGCCCGGCATGGGCGATCGGCACTTCGATTTCGCTGTCGCGTCCCGGCACGACGATCAGGCGGGCAATTTCTTCGCCGTCGCGCCGCGCGGTGACGGCGATCGAGCCACGCGTCTCAAAGCCGGTGTCCTCGACGCGGAAGCCGACGATCTGGCTCTTGTCGACGATGCCGAAGCGCGGCGTTGCGGTGAGAACAATGCGGCGGTCGCGCTCATTGGGACGGCCGGTGACGAGAGCGTGCACCGGCGCGGTGAAGCCAAGGGCCGCGGCGCTGGCCGGAATATCGTGGACGACGCCGTCGGTGATGAGGACGGCGCCGGCAACCCGATCCGGCGGCACATCGGACAGACCTGCCTGCAGAGCTTTAAAAAGCTCGGTGCCGTCAGAACCGGATGACGGCGCGGCGCCTTCGATGACCCGCACTTCGGTATTCGGCAGGCGCTTTGCCTTCTCCTCGATGTCTTTGAGGGCATCGGCCGTGCGCGCATCGCGTCCGTCGAGCGACTGGCTGGCGCTTTTGTCGACGACGACGGCGAGAACCGAGGTCAGCTTTTCGCGGTCTTCGCGGGTGAGGGAAGGGTTGGCGATGGCGAGCAGAAGCACGCCGAGTGCCGCGGCGCGCAGCCACCAGCCGCGCGGCCGGAAGATCGCAAGCGCAATCGCCGCGATGACGGCCAGAACGGCAAAGCCCGTCAGCGGCCAGAAACCGATCAGAGGCGTGAAGGCGAGATTGAAATCCATCCTGCCTCCTACTGGCCGAGCCGTTCGAGGAGGGCGGGAATATGAACCTGATCGGCCTTGTAGTTACCGGTCAGGGCATACATCACGATATTGATGCCCGCGCGGTAGGCGAGTTCGCGCTGGCGCGGGTCGCTCGGCACGGTGGGCAGCAGCGTCTGGCCGCGCTCATCGATGGCCCAGGCGCCGGCAAAATCGTTCGAGGTGATAAGGATCGGCGAGACGCCGTCGCCGGAGCGGACAGGAGAGGCCGCGCCGCTTTCCTCTTCCTCGACGCTTGGCATCGCCTCGACCCAGAGTGGCGCGCCGCGGAAGCGGCCCGGAAAATCGGGCAGAAGATAAAAGCTTTTGGTCAGGACGTGATCGGCCGGAACCTGTTCAAGCTCGGGAATGTCGAGGCCGGACAGAATGCGGCGCAGGCCGGCAGTCCCCGCGGGCGAGGTGCCGGAGGAGGAATAGATCGCATCGCGCGTGTCGAAGAGGATGGTGCCGCCGCGCTTCATATAGGCGTCGATGCGCGCGAGGGCCTCGCTCGAGGGCGCCTGCGCCGTCTCGGAGACCGGCCAGTAAATCAGCGGATAAAACGCCATCTCGTCTTTGGCGGGATCGAGGCCGACAGGCTCGCCCGGCTCGAACGCGGTGCGCTGTGCGAGCTGCGCGCCAAGGCCGCGCAGACCCGCAAGGCTCACTTCGTCGACGCTTGCATCGCCGGTGACGACATAGGCAAGGCGTGTCTTCAGCGCCGCATCGACCGCTTTGGCATCGGTCTGCTGCGCATCGGCCTGCGGAGCGATAGCGAGCGCGGCGAGAATAACGAGCGCAGCCGTTACGCCGCGGCGGCCCCAGCGCGGCATGCGGCCGGCGAGGAACAACATCACGAGCGTATCGATGAGAAAGGCCAGAAGCGCGCCGCCGAGAAGCCAGGGCGCAAGCGGCGTCGGCTCGGCATTGGCATAACCGCGCACGCTCACCGGAAGATTGGAAAGATCGAGCCGTGTCAGTTTGGCGTCCGGCGCCAGAGTATTGACGGCGATGAAGCCGTCGGGCGGGCCGTAAATGCCGGGCGGATGATCGGGCGTACCCTCAGTAAGGCCGCGGGCGGGAACCGGACGCGCGGTCGGCGGTGGGCTGCGGAAGGCGCCGAAACCGTCGAGCGTGCGGGTCGGGGAGAGGGTCGCCGCCTCGACGGGCTGGCTGGCATTTGCCGCGTCCGCGCCCGTGGCGGCGGGAGCCGCTTCGCCGGCAAGCGCGATGGTGCGGCGCAGCATGTCGACAAAGAGACCCGAAATCGGAAGATTCGACCAGACCGTGTCGGCGGTGACGTGGAACAGGACAAGCAGGCCCGCCTCCGAGCGCTCCGCCGTGACGAGCGGCGTACCGTCGGCCAGAACCGCCCATGAGCGTTCGGCAAGCTCAGGATCGGGCTCGGCGAGGACCTGGCGGTTGACGACGACGTCTTCGGGGATGTTCAGCCCGGCAAACGGGCTGTTCTGCGGAAACTCGCCGAGCTTTTGCGGCGTCGACCAGGCGAGCGCGCCGCCGAGCACGCGGCCGCCGCGGCGCAGACGCACCGGCACGAGATCGTCGTTCTCAGCTGCGGCAAGGCGTGAACCTGCGAAACGGATCAGGACGCCGCCTTTCGATATCCAGCTGCGCACGGCCTCCTGCGCTTCGGGCGTGATCGTACCGACATCGGCCAGCGCGATGACCGGAACGCCGTCCTCGATGAAGCGCAGAATGGCCTCGGATGGCGCACCGGCATTGGAGGGGCGGACATCGGCGAAGGGTTCGAGCGCGCGCTGTAGATAGTAGGTCGGCGACAAAAGCGGCTGCGCCTGATCGGCTGTCGCACCCGAGACAAGGCCGATGGCTCTGCGGCGCCAGCGTTCGTCGAGAAGCTGGACGCCCGCAGCAGACCGGTTCTGCGCCAGATCGAGCCGCGCGACTTCGTTGCGCAGTTCGATCGGCAATTCGAGTCTCGCCTGCGTTTCGGTGGCCGAGGGGCTGAAATTATACTGCGTCTCGCCGAGCGGGCGGCCGCGCAGATCGAAAGCGCGGACAATGCCGGTCTCGCTTGCGCCGGTGTCGGCGCGCAGCACGCGCACGGTCAGCGCCTGCGGGCTGTTGTCGGAACCGGCAAGACCGCGCGCCGTGTGCTCGGGCACATGCACGGTGAGCCGGCTGCCGTTTCCAAGTTTGCCGAGCGCCTCGGAAAAGGCGCGGCCATTGCCGGTGTCGAGGCCGCCGGCGAGCCAGACGAGGTCGGCGCCGGCGGTGCGTCCGGCGAGCGCCGTCAGCGCCGGCAGATGGGTCATGCGATCGCGGATATAAGGCTGCGGAACAAGCGCGCGCAGCTTCTCGCGCGCGGCGGCCCCGGTGCCGACCGCGATGTCCTGCGGTTCGGAATTGAGGGCGAGGAGCGCAATGCTGCGGCCGGAGGCTTCGGCGCCGTTGATCGCAGCTTCCGCCGTCAAAAGCCGCGCATCCCAATCGGAAGCGGCCGGCCATCCGTCGTCCAGCATCAGAACGAGCGGGCCGCCGCCCGGCGGTGCCGGCGGCGCAGGGTTCAGAACGGGACCTGCGAGCGCCAGAATGACGAAGGCGGCGAGCCCGAGCCTCAGCAGCACGAGCCACCACGGCGTTCGCGCCGCGGTCTCCTCCTTCGGCACGATGTCGAGCAAAAGTCTCAACGGCGGGAAATGGACGCTGCGCGGCCGGGGCGGGATCAGCCTCAGCAGGAAATAGAGTGCGGGCAGCGCGATCAGCGCCGTCAGCAGCCAGGGATTCAGGAAGGCGAGGGGAAGCCCGCTCATCCCGCAAGCCTCTCGCTGCGGGTTTCATTCGGGCTCTCGGTCAGCTGCGTATAAAGCGACAGCAGCGCCTCGGAGGGCGGACGGTCGGTGCGGTGCAGCGCGGTCGACCAGCCAAGCGGACCCGCGATCCGGCGCACGGATTCGCGATGCGCGGCAAGCCGCAGCGCATAGTCCTCGCGCAGATCCTGGGCGCGGCCCAACGTGAAACGGGTCATGATCTCGGGGTCTATGAATTCAGTACGTCCCGAGAACGGGAAGGTTTCCTCGGCCGGGTCGGAAATCGCCAGGAGATGTCCGCGCGCGCCATTGCCGGCAAGGCCGCGGACGGCGGTTGCGATCTCCTGTTCGGGCTCGAGGAAATCGCCGATCAGGACGGCTTCCGAGAGCTGCGAGAGCGGGCGCGGTGCCGGCATCTGTTCGTCCGGAGGCGCGGCGAGCAATTGCTGGGCGAGAATATCGACGGCCCTGCGGCTTGCGGTCGGCGCGCCAAGGCCGATGAGTCCCACGCGTTCGCCGCCGCGCACCAGAAGATCGGCGAGCGCCAAAGTCATGATCACGGCGCGTTCAAGCTTGGAGTCGGTTGCGAGATCGGATTTGAACGCCATCGAGCGCGAACGGTCGATCCAGATGAAGACAGTGTGCGCGGCTTCCCATTCCTGTTCGCGCACATACAGATGATCGCCGAGTGCCGAACGGCGCCAGTCGATGCGTGAGGCACTTTCGCCCTGCGAGTAGCGGCGGAACTGCCAGAAGTTTTCGCCGACGCCGGCGCGCCTGCGCCCGTGCAGGCCGTGAATGATCGAGGCGGAGGTGCGGCGCGCGGCAACGACAAGCCGCGGCATCGAGGCCGCAAGCAGATGGGCCGCCGCACTGTGGCGCGGCGCAACCGCCACTTCGTCTTCGGTGAGCGTGCGCGCCCGGACCATCACCCTCAGCCGATCCGCCCCGTAAGACGGCTGATGATGTCGGAGATTGTCTGGCCTTCGGCGCGCGCTGCGAAGGTCAGCGCCATACGGTGCTTGAGGATCGGTTCGGCAAGTTCGATCACATCATCGACCGAGGGTGCATAGCGGCCATCGACCAGAGCTTTGGCGCGAACCGCGAGCATCAGCGACTGCGAGGCGCGCGGGCCGGGGCCCCATGCGATCAGCGGCGCGATTTTCGGATCGGCGCTTTCGGGGCGCGCCGAGCGCACGAGATCGAGGATCGCATCGACAACGCTGTCGCCGACGGGCAGGCGGCGAATGAGGCGCTGTGCCGCAAGAAGCTCGTCGGTCTTCATCGCCTGGCGCGGACGCGTTTCTTCGGCGCCTGTGGTTTCCAGAAGAATGCGCCGCTCGTCGTCGCGGCCGGGATAGGCGACATCGATTTGCATCAGGAAGCGGTCGAGCTGCGCTTCGGGAAGCGGATAGGTGCCTTCCTGTTCGAGCGGGTTCTGCGTTGCCAATACATGGGACGGACGCGGCAGGTCGTAGCGCACGCCGGCGACGGTGACGTGATGTTCCTGCATCGCCTGCAGCAGCGCCGACTGGGTGCGCGGCGAGGCGCGGTTGATTTCGTCGGCCATCAGAAGCTGTGCGAAGATCGGGCCGGCGAGGAAGCGGAAGCTGCGCGTGCCTTTGACGCCTTCTTCGAGAACTTCAGAGCCCAAAATATCGGACGGCATGAGATCGGGCGTGAACTGGATGCGACGTCCGTCGAGTCCGAGCACGACGCCGAGCGTCTCGACGAGCTTGGTTTTGGCAAGGCCCGGCACACCGACGAGAAGCGCATGCGCGCCGCACAGGACCGTGAGCAGCGCCCGTTCGACCACGAGCTCCTGACCGAAGATCACCTCGCCGAGGGCTTCCTTGGCGGCGGTAACCTGGGCGATCGTTTGTTCGGCATTGCGGAGGATGGCGTCATCGAGGGACTGGGCTTTGCTGCTGCTGCGGCTCATCGGAACTCCTTAAAATGCAATCCACGCAACTTCCGGGCCGCACTCCGCGCAGCGCTTGCATGGCTTATGTACCTTCAGGGTATGGTGCGGGTTTGAAAAGGGCGAGAACGTGACGTCCCACAGGCGCTTCCGCCCGATGTGCCGAGGCGTTTCGTCATAATCGCGTGTCATAAACCGCCGGGCTGTCATGATCCGTTCAATACTGCCTGCCATTGTCCTCTTCCTTTTGCCTTTTGCTGTGTATTTTCTGTGGCTTGGGCTGAAGAGGCGGAGCGTCGCCGGGACCGAAATCCCGGTTAGCGGCAAATATCTCGCTTGGGCAACCGGGCTAGGCATGCTGCTGGCGGCTGGCGCATTTGTGATCTTCGGCGACTTCCGGGGAGCCGACCCCGATGCCGTCTACTTCCCGCCGGTCTATGAGGGGGGAAAGGTCACGCCCGGTCATTTCGAGCCGCGGGAGAAGGCCAAGTGACCGAGGCTGTGAAAGCGCTTCTGGCCGATGCAGGCGTGCGCCGCATGTTCGAGGTCTTCGACGGCGGGGGTGAGGAGACGCGGATCGCCGGCGGCGCGGTGCGCGACGCCTTGATCGGCCGCGTGCCGCCGGAGGTCGATTTCGCAACGACCGCCGTGCCGGAGGAGATTGTGCGCCGCGCCGCCGCTGCCGGCTTGAAATCGGCGCCGACCGGCATCGAACACGGCACTGTCACCATCATCATCGACGGCCATCCGTTCGAGATCACAACGCTCCGCCGCGATGTCGAGACCGATGGCCGCCACGCCAAAGTCGCGTTCGGCCGCGATTGGGCGGAGGATGCGCAGCGGCGGGACCTCACGATCAACGGTCTGTTTCTCGACGGCGAAGGCAAGGTTCACGATTTCGTCGGCGGCGAGGGCGATCTTAAAGCGCATCTTGTGCGCTTTATCGGCGACGCGAAGACGCGCATCCGCGAAGACTACTTACGCATCCTGCGCTTCTTCCGCTTCACGGCGCGCTATGGCGAAGGCACGCCGGATGCAGAGGCGATGTCGGCCGCCATCTCCGAACGGCACGGTCTCGACCAGCTGTCGCGCGAGCGCATCCGCGCCGAGCTTCTAAAATTTCTGATGACGCCGCGCGCGGCCGAGCTTGCAAAGCTGATGGCCGATGCGGGATTTCTCGGACAGGTCTTGGGCGGTGTTGCGCGGCCGCGCCGTCTTGCGCGCCTCCTCGAGAGTGCGCCCGAGGCCGATGCAGTGCAGCGCCTCGGCGCGCTCGCGCTGTTCATCGAAGACAATGCCGAGCGATTGCGCGAGCGGCTGCGTCTGTCGAATGAGGAAACCGCGCGGCTGAAAAGCATGGCGGGCGGGCCGGTGCCGACCGGAGCGGATGAGCGCGCATTGAAAGCTCTCCTCTATCAACTCGGCCCTGCGCTTTATCATGACCGCGTTCTCTTCACTGGCGCAGGTTCCGAGGCCCGTTCGCTCACCGAGCGCTGGACCGCGCCGAAATTTCCGGTGAGCGCCGCCGATCTCATCGCGCGCGGTGTCGCCAAAGGCCCGCATCTCGGCGCGGCGCTCGCGCGTATAGAGAAGGATTGGATCGCGGCGGGATTTCCCGACGACAAAAAATCCATCGACCGGCTGACGACGAACGGTCTGGCAGCCGTCTAGAACCCGCCTATATTGTTCGCGGTGGGACGGAGATCGGCAATGAGAACACCGTTTCTTGCAGCAGCTTTTCTGATGGCCTCTGTGTTCGCCGCCGCTGCGGATGTGCGGGTGCGCGTGGACAGCGATGTGCACGGCGCCGACAGCATCGCGCGCTATATCGAGCGCCTCGGGACGGAATATCTCGCTCCCAACCAGAAGCTAGACATCACCATTCTCGATTACAAACGCTCGCGCGGCGGGTT
Above is a window of Terrihabitans soli DNA encoding:
- a CDS encoding CCA tRNA nucleotidyltransferase, producing MTEAVKALLADAGVRRMFEVFDGGGEETRIAGGAVRDALIGRVPPEVDFATTAVPEEIVRRAAAAGLKSAPTGIEHGTVTIIIDGHPFEITTLRRDVETDGRHAKVAFGRDWAEDAQRRDLTINGLFLDGEGKVHDFVGGEGDLKAHLVRFIGDAKTRIREDYLRILRFFRFTARYGEGTPDAEAMSAAISERHGLDQLSRERIRAELLKFLMTPRAAELAKLMADAGFLGQVLGGVARPRRLARLLESAPEADAVQRLGALALFIEDNAERLRERLRLSNEETARLKSMAGGPVPTGADERALKALLYQLGPALYHDRVLFTGAGSEARSLTERWTAPKFPVSAADLIARGVAKGPHLGAALARIEKDWIAAGFPDDKKSIDRLTTNGLAAV